In Colletotrichum destructivum chromosome 1, complete sequence, the sequence ACAATGAACTAATCCTTATTCACACACGTAATTTCAGTAGGCAATGACACAAGCGGGGGAGAACACGGAACTCTTCAACGAAAGCGGCAAGTCGTTTTACCATTACCATGACCAACATTCGCACGTGCATGTGCCTTGCTTGGCCTGACGCTGAAGAGACGGGCGTGGCGGGCGGACTTTACTCTATCGCTGTTTCTACGAAGAAGACTAGTTGGGCCGAGTGCATTCGCTACCTACGCTGCGTCCTATGTGAGTTAAGGTAAGCAGCTATGCttgcatgcatgcatgctgATCGCATCCATATCAACAGTCGGTACAACTATTCCTCCACTCGAGCATGCGCCTAATACGAGGTGGCATTCACAATCGCACCCCCAATATGGACCATCTCCAAATCAAGCAGGAGAAAGATGATTGCGAAAATATTGCCAAGCTCGCACTCGACAAAGTCAATCGGTTGTTTGTCCTGATGCAGGAGGCATAGACACAGGCACAGCCGCACGCAGACACTAGAACTTGGAAGGATAGTGGTGGGTTGAAGCTAATAATCAGCTTCCCTATCTAGAAGCTCGCTATGCTTAAACCCTTCCCCCCTGTCGACAACTCAGGAGCCGAAAGAGGCCAGACCGAGCTTCTGGAACGCCGTAGCAGTTTGCCAGGGCGGCCATCGACTCGAGTCATTCGGCGTTAGAGACCCTAACGCTGAGTTCGATAGTGTACTCTGTAAAACGATACGATACACGACACGATAGAGCCCTGAAGCACGCAGTGGGCCTGCGTTTCGGTAACGAGAACGGCAACGGTTACGGCGTCACTGCACATCATTCGGCAATCTCCCGAAAGTTACGTACGGGCCAGTCCGGGCCTCAAGTATGCTTGAAGTCGGGGCGACGCTTCTGGAGGAAGGCCGTCATCCCTTCTTTAAAGTCACCCAGGCCAAAAGTCGAGTAGTAAAGAGATTTTTCCAAGGTCATCCCGGCATCGAGATGGCTGTTTTCGACTGTAACAAGGGGCGGGTCAGCGAGTCATGGTTCATACCTGTACAGGTagacaacaccaccaccaccaccaccactccACAGAGGGGCCGCACCCCTCGATTCTGGGGTGGTATCCGGAGCCACCCAGGACCaggaacaagaagaacacgTGCGGGAGGAAGACCAAGGGAGGGCACTAACCGGTAAGAACCGCCTGCTTCGCTGTCTTGACGACGGGGCCCGACATAACGGCGATGCGCTCAGCGAGGCCCATTGCCGCCGGCACGACTTCTTGGCGGGGGAACACCTTATTGATCACGCCGAGGCGCTCAAACTCGGATCCGCTGGCTGGTTCGCCGGTGAGGACAAACTCCATGGCCTATGATGATTGTTGCTGGTCGGTTAACACTGGATTCGCTCGCTCTGAGCTGGCCCGAGTCGTGCTAACAACGGTTCGGCTCGTGCTCGTCTGTCGACACTCACCTTGTGCTTGCCCAGAGCCCGGGCTATCCGCTgggtgccgccggcgcctggAATAGTTCCGATCTTGATCTCTGGAAGACCAAACGAggcatcctcggccgcgtAGATCATGTCGCACTACATCGCCCAATGAGCTAGCTTTAGGGGTGTTCCGTCTCGCAAGAAATGGGGTTTCCTGGGgttcccttcccccctcccaaaaAGACTTACCGCCAAGGCAATTTCGCAGCCACCGCCCAACTTGAGGTTCTCATTGTCAGCCTTGTTTCCATGAGACATGCAGGAGAAGGGGGACatggaagaaaaagaaagaaagcgACGATGAGACACGGCACTTTGGCACTTACGGCAAATCCGACCACAGCCGCGATGATGGGCTTGGAAAACCTGGCAAAGGCGTCTGTCAGGTCCTTGAGAAAGGCGCGCTGGTGGGCCTCAGCCGTGGAGATCTGCACCAGTTCGTTCAGGTCCATCCCGGCTACGTCCACCCAACCCGGGTTAGCCAGCTTGTCGTCTCCATTAGATTAGACGAGGAGGTCTGTCGATGgagccctccccccccttctcccccctttcGGTGCTTCTTCGCAACGTTTCAGCAGCCAGAAACAGCAGCGAGAATGGACGACCCCCCCAccgtccccttccccctcccctgtgCATCCGTGTATCATGTCCGTGGGGAATCGGATGGAGTTGAGATGGCAGGCAACTAGTCGATTGCCGCGCGCAGTGCCGCCGACCAACGGCTGAGCGGTACTTGCACGTGGAAATCGGGTCCTCTTGGAAAAATAAAAGCAAGAaaagccgaggaggacaaggaaGGACctgagaggggggggggggatgaagaggaggaagaggagaaggaggaggatgaggagatCAGGCAACTGGGCACTATGGGGAGTTAAGGCTGTTCCAACCTTCCCTCCCCTTACAACCACAGTTCCTGGGAGTTGAACAAGACAccaaaaaggaaaagggcTACAGAACGTACCGCAGAAAGGGCCGTCCGGGCCACCGGTGACAacgacggcgcggacgctgtccagggcgtcgagaTGAGCTAGAGTCGCGACGAGCTCACCGATCATGGCCTGCGAGAAGGCGTTTCTCTTGGTAGGCCGGTCAAACCGGACCAGGGCGACGCCCTTTGCGGCGTCCACAGTTAATTGGATGGTTTGAAGGTTGTCCATGGCCGGCGTTCTGGGGAAACTTGCGCAATACTGGTGCAACAGAGGAAAAGtaacagagagagagagagggagggagggaggaagagggagagagaaagaaagagaaagaagaaattCGGCTGGCGGGCAAACGAATCACGACTTAATACTGGGAATGGAGCAAGGAAAACGACGCTGTTGCTGtggctgttgctgttggttCTTGATTGGAATCGCGTGTTCAGCACATGGGAGacgggaggggaagaggacgtcTTTTCTTCTGgcctccttttttttctttttcttcttcttctactcTCGTCTTGGGGCATTTCTTCTTCACCAACCCTGATGCGACTGCCTTCGGCCGCCGGGGCTGCGGCCGAGCTCAAGGGGTGAGCAACATCGAAACAGAGACTCGAATGACCTGCGAACGAtgaaggaggggggcggggggtgGTGTGGCCGAAACGATCAACGACTTACAAGGATCACGAGCCGCGGGAACCAGGGGCTACCCCGAACGACATGCAGCCAAgggcatccatccatccatggCAGAAGCAAGGCACAACCTGTCATTAAGCGCAGAcacggaggggggggggaggcctTGGAGCCCTTTGtcacctcctcctcttcctccttctccacgATCGCGGCTAAGAACACATTGGTGGTGGAGACGACGGGTTGACTTGTTGCAATGCCGGACAGCCACACACGCTCATCAAGCAGAGTCGCACTGGTCTTGATTTACAATATCTTTGTCACATTCCATCTCCCGCCCCGCTCCCCTAGAATACATCCGAGGACCATGCTCCGTGCCGACTCCACGCCTCCTCCACTTACGCTGCCGCACACCCTTGTTACGCACAGCTCCAAGGCGAGAGAGTAGGTAGTAgtgtcggaggaggaggaagaagcggAGACGTCCCATCAGCGAAACGGATGGGCAACAACTGCCACATTGGGCGGATCTGGTCCGGATTGACCTCCGTTTTTCCCGGATTTGGACGTCTTGCCCGGCCTCGCCCCGCAGTCCGGCCTGCGGTTCTATTACCGCGCCATGGAGACACCGTTGCAGCACAGAGTCTTCCTTTTGCCCAAACGCAAGCGGGAAAGAAAGGGTCTATGTttctgagagagagagagaaagagagagagagaaagagagagagagagaaagagagagagagaaagagagaaagagagaaagagagagagagagagagagagagagagagagagacggaggCAAATCCTCGCTTGCTTCAGGGCCGCGATCACTGTTTAGTTTATTCCCGCTGGTCCCTTGTGATGGAGACAGCTGGTTTACACGACTAAGTAAGTAGCCTCTCCTGGTTGCGCCCACATCCCTCACTCCCTCTTCCATGGCCATGGAgtcccttctcccctctcccttcgCCCATCCCATTGCCTACCCCCCCCTTGACAGTGCTTTCGCTCATGGAGAAAGCCATCACGTACACTCACTTCCCTGCAGGCTCCCCTGTATTCGAATTACCCGTCCCGCTCGTCCAGAACAGACGTCGTCCGGTTCTCCACAGTATCTAAAACATCTGTTTGCATGGGAGGAGAGGTACTTCCACGTGCACTTGGCCGCAGATGGAAGAAGCAAAGAGACCCGTCTAGCCTTGATATCCGTGACTGACGGGGGTGCTGAAAGACACAACCTTGTTTTGGCCACCGAGCTATTCTAGGCAGGCAGGTAACCAGACAGGGTAGCCAAGCTGTGGATGGATATCTACGCCAATATCGAATCAAAATTTGTGGTACCCCGTCGAGGATCGAGGCGAGGATTGACGTTTCTGCCCATCTCTCATGGGTCTtacgggggggaggggagggttcAACAGCGAGATGGGCCGGCCTCCGGGACTGGATATATCTGCCTCGAGGTTCCCACCTCTTGAGTCGCTGGGTTGGATGCGTCACTGGCAGGTACAATTACTCCCGAGCATCGGCACCCAGAAGCTCTCATCATGGTCTCGTCGCGTTCCTTCCACTCGCTGGAAAGCCTCTCCCTGGCGGATCGAGTGCTTTTCAACCAGTTCAGCAGAGGACCGAGTGACTCCATCCCCTACCAAGTCATCCACCACGCCTTCGAGTCCATCGCGGCAGCACACCCggacgccaccgccgtccgACATTATGACGGCACGACCATCACATACCGCGAGCTCAACCGCCGCGCCAACGTGCTTGCCAACGAGCTCAGGGGTTCCTACGGCCTGCAGAAGGGAGACCGCGTCGTGCTAGTCTACTCGCGATGCATCGAGATGGTCGTCTTCATCTTAGCCGtgctcaaggccggcggccagTACGTgcccctcgacggcggcatcatccCTGAGGACACCCTGGGCTACGACATTGCCGACTCGAACGCGCCGGTCGTGCTGTGTCTCCCTAAGTTCAGGGAGAAGGTGCTGCGCAGCCTACCCTCGGATCGACGGGACCTCGTCAGGGTGGTTGACCTTGACGCCCACAGCTGGCTGTGGAAGCACGGTAATGCGGGCCACCCGGGCGTCATTGTCAAgcccgaagacggcgcctATGTGATTTACACCTCGGGCACGACGGGTCGGCCCAAGGGCGTGGACGTAAGACACGAGGGCGTCACCAACACGCTTCTTGCGGAGCCCTCGAAGCTGGGCATCCGCGTGGGGAAGAACGTGGCGCAACAGTTAAACGTCGGGTTCGACATGTGTAAGTCCCAATGAACCCCCAACCCTACCCTGTCCTATCCTATCCTATCCTATCCTATGGCCATGGCCAATCTTAGCGGCCGAAGGCTGACGTGTGATGCGTTCGGGACGGAACAGGTGCCTGGGAGATTCTGGGCACGATGATGAACGGCGGGACGCTTCACATCAGGGGCAGCGGCAACGACCTCTGGACGGACTGCCTGCAGCGCGTCGATACCGTCATCGCCACgccgtccgtcgtcctcaaGCATATGGCCAGGCGGGAGGACTTCCCCAACATCAAAACCATCGCTGTCGGAGGCGAGCCCTGCCCGCTAGCCCTGGCCGAGCAATGGGCGCCCTACGTCAAGTTCTGGAACGTCTGCGGGCCGACAGAGATCAGCATCCTCAACACGGCCCACCTCCACAAGCCCGGCAAGACGCTGTCCATAGGCAAGCCGAACCCCAACACAAACGTCTacgtgctcgacgacgacgagaacccTGTGCCCATCGGCGAGCCCGGTGTCATGTGGGCCGGCGGCCCGGGCGTGTCTCGGGGGTATCTCAACCTGCCGGAACTGACGGCGCAGAGATACAAGCCCGACAAGTTTACAAAGGACGGGTAAGTAAGCCAGCCTCACCCACGCGGCCAAGACTGTTTTCCTTCCGTTCCGTATACTTCAgcagagggggggagaaagaaagaaagaaagaaagaaagaaagaaagaaagaaaagagatgagggaagagagaagggagaaaaaagagcCCAAGCTAACAGCAACTCGCAGTCGTATGATGTTCAACACGGGCGACCTTGCCCGCTggctcgaggacggcagcTTGGAGCCCCTCGGCCGAAAGGACGACCAGGTCAAGATCTCGGGCttccgcgtcgagctcgatggcGTGTCTCGCGCTATTGAAACGTgccccggcgtcgtcaaAGGATGTGCTCTCAAGATCGAAGATCGCCTGTGGGGGTTCTACTCGGCCCCCTCGCCCATAGATGAGACACAGCtgaaggccgtcgtcggcgagggacAGCCCTTCTACGCCGTCCCGACGGTCTGGATGTATCTTCCCGTCATCCAGCTGACCCCCAacggcaaggtcgacaagcgTGCCCTCCGCGATATCGCCCTCGGTGGCGATGCCAGCCAGAcccttcctcgtcctccccaACCTCCGCTTCCGCCCATCGTCACGGGCATGTCGACACCAGAACagtcctcgagcgcctcgtcCGTCAAGACGGCCGTCAGTCCGACCAGCGAGGGCGGCTTCACGCTGGTCGACTCCCAGCGCACCCTCGAcctggagaagacggcggccttcgtcgaggaagaggccgagaGGCAGCAAGACGAGGGAGTGGGAGAAGACCACGAGCTGCCGTCCAAGAAGGGCTTCCACGGCTGGCGGTGGATCCGGCACCGAGGCCTCAACGCCTACCGCAAGCTCTTTggcgtcatcttcctctccaacctcgccgtcttcgccctcctcctc encodes:
- a CDS encoding Putative AMP-dependent synthetase/ligase domain, AMP-binding, ANL domain-containing protein encodes the protein MVSSRSFHSLESLSLADRVLFNQFSRGPSDSIPYQVIHHAFESIAAAHPDATAVRHYDGTTITYRELNRRANVLANELRGSYGLQKGDRVVLVYSRCIEMVVFILAVLKAGGQYVPLDGGIIPEDTLGYDIADSNAPVVLCLPKFREKVLRSLPSDRRDLVRVVDLDAHSWLWKHGNAGHPGVIVKPEDGAYVIYTSGTTGRPKGVDVRHEGVTNTLLAEPSKLGIRVGKNVAQQLNVGFDMCAWEILGTMMNGGTLHIRGSGNDLWTDCLQRVDTVIATPSVVLKHMARREDFPNIKTIAVGGEPCPLALAEQWAPYVKFWNVCGPTEISILNTAHLHKPGKTLSIGKPNPNTNVYVLDDDENPVPIGEPGVMWAGGPGVSRGYLNLPELTAQRYKPDKFTKDGRMMFNTGDLARWLEDGSLEPLGRKDDQVKISGFRVELDGVSRAIETCPGVVKGCALKIEDRLWGFYSAPSPIDETQLKAVVGEGQPFYAVPTVWMYLPVIQLTPNGKVDKRALRDIALGGDASQTLPRPPQPPLPPIVTGMSTPEQSSSASSVKTAVSPTSEGGFTLVDSQRTLDLEKTAAFVEEEAERQQDEGVGEDHELPSKKGFHGWRWIRHRGLNAYRKLFGVIFLSNLAVFALLLWDSRHSNFSLPLDHLATAVAANLLGAVLLRQDYVVNFIFWLCSRVPTSAPLFIRRHLARVYHNGGVHSGCAVSATVWWVIFTGAATGNFLAARPAYPVSLATLVLTYLVLLLLLMILVMAYPSIRAKMHDQFEWTHRFAGWSALALVWAHVIATAASSAASSASSASSTSSTASPEPLGLVLAKTPALYLVALTTVSIALPWMRLRRVKVVPEPLSKHAVRLHFDFCTPGPCTSRGVRITDRPMVEWHAFAAIPEPSGKGFSIVVSKAGDWTKRIIENPPTSIWTRGTPASGVLAVAPLFKKMVLVATGSGIGPCLPVLMERRVPARVVWSTKNPLKTYGQAVMDTILAADPDALIWDTDQMGRPNLVQLAYNVYRESGAECVAIISNGPTTNKFVYRMESRGIPAFGPIWDS
- a CDS encoding Putative enoyl-CoA hydratase/isomerase, ClpP/crotonase-like domain superfamily, with the protein product MDNLQTIQLTVDAAKGVALVRFDRPTKRNAFSQAMIGELVATLAHLDALDSVRAVVVTGGPDGPFCAGMDLNELVQISTAEAHQRAFLKDLTDAFARFSKPIIAAVVGFALGGGCEIALACDMIYAAEDASFGLPEIKIGTIPGAGGTQRIARALGKHKAMEFVLTGEPASGSEFERLGVINKVFPRQEVVPAAMGLAERIAVMSGPVVKTAKQAVLTVENSHLDAGMTLEKSLYYSTFGLGDFKEGMTAFLQKRRPDFKHT